A genomic segment from Pediococcus acidilactici encodes:
- the tgt gene encoding tRNA guanosine(34) transglycosylase Tgt, producing the protein MEPAIKYRLIKKDKHTGARLGEIITPHGTFPTPIFMPVGTQATVKAMSPEELEDLGADIILSNTYHLWVRPGEDIVKEAGGLHQFMNWHKGILTDSGGFQVFSLAKLRDITEEGVHFRNEINGAKMFLSPEKAIQIENDLGPDIMMSLDECPPFFESYDYVKHSVARTSRWAERGLKAHRNPDTQGLFGIIQGAGFEDLRRQSAHDLVSMDFPGYSIGGLSVGESKAEMNRVLEFTTPLIPENKPRYLMGVGSPDALIDGVIRGVDMFDCVLPTRIARNGTCMTSHGRLVVKNAKYARDFTPIDDRCQCYTCRNFTRAYVRHLLKTDETFGLRLTSIHNVYFLVHLMKDVRQAIMDDNLLEFRQNFFEEYGYGKENSKNF; encoded by the coding sequence GTGGAACCTGCAATCAAATACCGACTAATCAAAAAGGATAAGCATACCGGTGCTCGACTAGGGGAAATTATCACCCCACACGGCACCTTTCCTACACCAATCTTTATGCCGGTAGGAACGCAAGCAACCGTAAAAGCCATGTCGCCAGAGGAATTGGAAGACCTAGGTGCGGATATTATCTTGTCAAATACTTACCATTTATGGGTACGCCCCGGGGAAGATATTGTCAAAGAAGCTGGTGGTTTGCACCAATTTATGAATTGGCACAAGGGAATTTTGACGGATTCAGGTGGCTTCCAAGTATTTTCACTAGCGAAGCTCCGCGACATTACTGAAGAGGGGGTTCATTTTCGAAACGAAATTAACGGGGCGAAAATGTTCTTGTCACCCGAAAAGGCCATTCAAATCGAAAATGATCTCGGCCCTGATATCATGATGAGCTTGGATGAATGTCCACCATTCTTTGAAAGCTATGATTACGTCAAACATTCAGTAGCCCGGACTAGTCGTTGGGCTGAGCGGGGCTTAAAAGCCCACCGGAATCCTGACACCCAAGGACTATTTGGGATTATTCAGGGGGCCGGTTTTGAAGATTTACGCCGACAAAGTGCTCACGATTTAGTTAGCATGGATTTCCCGGGGTACTCAATTGGGGGACTTTCCGTAGGCGAATCTAAAGCGGAAATGAACCGGGTGCTGGAATTTACCACCCCGTTGATCCCCGAAAATAAACCGCGCTACTTGATGGGGGTCGGTTCGCCCGACGCGTTGATTGATGGAGTGATTCGGGGAGTGGACATGTTTGATTGTGTACTGCCTACCCGGATTGCTCGTAACGGTACTTGCATGACCAGCCACGGACGACTAGTGGTCAAAAATGCGAAGTACGCTCGTGATTTTACTCCGATTGACGATCGGTGCCAGTGCTATACTTGTCGCAACTTTACCCGTGCTTACGTGCGGCATTTGTTGAAAACGGACGAGACTTTTGGACTTCGGTTAACCAGCATCCATAACGTTTACTTCCTCGTGCACTTGATGAAGGACGTGCGGCAAGCGATTATGGATGATAACTTATTAGAATTCCGGCAAAACTTCTTTGAAGAGTATGGGTACGGCAAAGAAAATAGTAAGAATTTCTAA
- the ruvA gene encoding Holliday junction branch migration protein RuvA has protein sequence MYEYLDGVVVDINPAYIVIDVNGVGYLVNVANPYSFKADEKQKVYVHQAVSETENTLYGFKKYADKELFLNLLKVKGIGPKSALAILANDDHQGFIRAVNNDDVNYLKKFPKIGPKAAKQIILDLKGKITSNEPSGPLFEVPTTTNSTLDEAIEALAALGYSERELKKITPKLDELTNQTTDQYISAGLKLLMKG, from the coding sequence ATGTATGAATATTTAGATGGAGTGGTTGTGGACATTAACCCCGCCTACATTGTGATTGACGTGAATGGGGTTGGTTATTTAGTTAACGTGGCCAACCCGTACAGTTTTAAAGCAGATGAAAAACAAAAGGTCTACGTTCACCAGGCGGTTTCGGAAACTGAAAATACGTTGTATGGTTTCAAGAAATACGCGGACAAGGAACTTTTTTTGAACCTGCTCAAGGTTAAGGGAATTGGCCCAAAGAGTGCGTTAGCAATTTTGGCTAACGATGACCACCAAGGGTTTATTCGGGCAGTAAATAACGACGACGTTAACTACTTGAAGAAGTTTCCTAAAATCGGCCCTAAAGCAGCTAAGCAAATCATCTTAGATTTGAAGGGCAAAATTACGAGCAACGAACCGAGTGGTCCACTATTTGAAGTGCCAACCACTACTAATAGTACGCTAGATGAAGCGATTGAAGCTTTGGCAGCACTAGGATATTCGGAGCGGGAACTTAAAAAGATTACGCCTAAGCTAGATGAGCTTACCAATCAAACTACGGATCAATACATTAGTGCAGGATTAAAATTGTTAATGAAAGGATAG
- the dinB gene encoding DNA polymerase IV: MTNQVSTPLIIDDSRKIIHVDMDAFYASIEMRDHPELRTKPLVVARDPRQTGGHGVVATANYVARQSGVHSAMPAAKALELCPQAVFKTPDFEKYRAVSDQIHHIFHEFTDKIETVALDEAYLDVTDDKKGMQDSVLIAHEIQKRIFNHTQLTCSTGISYNKFLAKMASEYAKPVGVAIIEKDDVASFLKEMPIEQFRGVGKKTIPKMHELGVFKGADLLKLSENDLIHHFGKFGYTLYRRVRGQDDRPVAYQRERKSIGKEETYGKPLMTESEVDQRLRLIAQKLAQAVAKRQKHGKTLVLKLRYSDFETLTKRITRPEFLPTDSETYYFYAKQIFDDIADFSRGIRLLGITITNLTDQSFQEVSLPLFKHED; this comes from the coding sequence TTGACAAACCAGGTGTCAACACCGTTGATAATTGACGATTCTCGAAAGATTATTCATGTTGACATGGACGCTTTTTATGCTTCAATCGAAATGCGGGACCATCCGGAATTGCGCACCAAACCGCTAGTGGTGGCCCGGGATCCTCGTCAAACGGGTGGTCACGGGGTGGTAGCGACGGCTAATTACGTTGCCCGCCAATCGGGAGTCCACTCCGCAATGCCAGCCGCGAAGGCATTGGAACTCTGTCCCCAGGCGGTTTTTAAGACCCCTGATTTTGAAAAATACCGGGCAGTGTCGGACCAAATTCACCATATTTTTCATGAATTTACCGATAAAATTGAAACGGTGGCCCTTGATGAAGCTTATCTCGACGTAACGGATGATAAGAAGGGAATGCAAGATTCGGTACTGATCGCCCATGAAATTCAAAAGCGGATTTTTAACCACACCCAGCTGACCTGTTCCACCGGAATTTCTTACAATAAATTTTTGGCAAAAATGGCGTCGGAATATGCTAAACCAGTCGGGGTGGCTATTATCGAAAAGGATGACGTGGCGTCTTTTTTGAAGGAAATGCCAATCGAACAGTTTCGGGGAGTTGGGAAAAAGACGATTCCTAAAATGCATGAATTAGGCGTGTTTAAGGGAGCGGACTTATTAAAACTGAGCGAAAACGATTTGATTCACCACTTTGGTAAATTTGGCTACACGCTCTACCGGCGGGTCCGCGGACAAGATGACCGACCGGTAGCTTACCAACGTGAACGTAAGTCAATTGGTAAAGAAGAAACTTATGGCAAACCGTTGATGACGGAAAGCGAAGTTGATCAGCGGCTTCGCTTAATTGCCCAAAAATTAGCTCAAGCGGTTGCCAAACGTCAAAAGCATGGTAAAACTTTAGTTTTGAAATTGCGATATAGTGATTTCGAGACCCTTACTAAGCGAATTACCCGTCCCGAATTCCTACCGACCGATAGCGAAACTTATTATTTTTACGCGAAGCAAATTTTTGATGACATCGCTGATTTTTCTCGTGGAATCCGTTTGTTGGGGATTAC
- the ruvB gene encoding Holliday junction branch migration DNA helicase RuvB, giving the protein MDDERITSSAVQGAQEEANEQSLRPQNLKQYIGQAQIKHELSVYIEAAKKREEALDHVLLYGPPGLGKTTLAMVIANEMAVQIRTTSGPAIEKPGDLVALLNELQPGDILFIDEIHRLPKVVEEMLYSAMEDFFVDIVVGQGPTAHPIHFPLPPFTLIGATTRAGLLSAPLRDRFGIVEHMNYYTEDDLANIVKRSAEIFKTNIDDQGAHEIARRSRGTPRISNRLLKRVRDFAEVENDAHIDRTLVQTSLKLLQVDDRGLDQTDKKVLTTMIELYGGGPVGLTTIAANIGEEPDTISEMYEPYLLQIGFLKRTPRGRMVTERAYAHLGLENLYMNK; this is encoded by the coding sequence ATGGATGATGAACGAATTACGTCGTCGGCCGTTCAGGGGGCCCAAGAAGAGGCTAACGAACAATCATTACGCCCACAGAACTTAAAACAATACATTGGTCAAGCCCAAATTAAGCACGAGCTGTCCGTATACATTGAAGCAGCGAAGAAGCGTGAAGAAGCTTTGGACCACGTGCTGTTATACGGTCCCCCTGGACTAGGGAAGACGACTCTGGCAATGGTGATTGCTAACGAAATGGCGGTTCAAATTCGAACGACCAGTGGTCCCGCAATTGAAAAGCCTGGTGATTTAGTCGCCCTCTTGAACGAATTGCAACCGGGTGATATTTTATTTATTGATGAAATTCACCGGCTCCCCAAAGTGGTGGAGGAAATGCTTTATTCAGCAATGGAAGACTTCTTCGTTGATATCGTGGTCGGACAGGGACCTACGGCACATCCAATTCACTTTCCTTTACCACCGTTTACTTTAATCGGGGCGACCACCCGGGCGGGATTACTTTCAGCTCCACTACGGGATCGCTTTGGGATTGTCGAACATATGAATTACTATACGGAAGACGATTTAGCCAACATTGTTAAACGATCGGCCGAGATTTTTAAGACGAATATCGATGACCAAGGTGCCCACGAAATTGCTCGCCGGTCCCGGGGAACCCCCCGGATTTCCAACCGCCTCTTAAAGCGGGTGCGTGATTTTGCGGAAGTAGAAAATGATGCCCACATCGACCGTACGTTAGTCCAAACCTCCTTAAAATTGCTTCAGGTGGATGACCGGGGGTTGGATCAAACCGATAAAAAGGTTCTCACCACGATGATTGAACTATACGGTGGGGGTCCGGTGGGATTGACCACCATTGCCGCTAACATTGGTGAAGAGCCGGATACAATTTCGGAAATGTACGAGCCATATTTATTGCAAATTGGCTTTTTAAAACGGACGCCTCGCGGCCGCATGGTTACTGAGCGCGCATACGCTCATTTAGGATTGGAAAATTTATATATGAATAAATGA
- the yajC gene encoding preprotein translocase subunit YajC, which produces MLLAAANGGFGMSTIVFFILIFGLMYFMMIRPQRKQQQKRQEMMNQLNVGDEVVTIGRLHGVVDSIDNEAKTVTLDCDGIYLVFDRMAIMRVEKKQSVAPASTTDATNADTTDTTVATDDEKTDSTTEEK; this is translated from the coding sequence ATGTTATTAGCAGCCGCAAATGGTGGTTTTGGAATGAGTACGATTGTCTTCTTCATCTTAATCTTCGGGTTAATGTACTTTATGATGATTCGTCCACAACGTAAGCAACAACAAAAACGCCAGGAAATGATGAACCAGTTAAACGTTGGTGACGAAGTAGTTACGATTGGTCGTTTGCACGGTGTGGTTGACTCGATCGACAACGAAGCAAAGACGGTTACGCTAGATTGTGACGGGATTTACTTGGTATTTGACCGAATGGCAATCATGCGGGTTGAAAAGAAGCAAAGCGTTGCTCCAGCATCAACAACTGATGCAACTAATGCTGACACAACCGATACAACTGTCGCAACGGACGATGAAAAAACTGATTCAACTACAGAAGAAAAGTAA
- the queA gene encoding tRNA preQ1(34) S-adenosylmethionine ribosyltransferase-isomerase QueA, whose amino-acid sequence MTLTTEDFNYDLPHELIAQTPIKKRDASRMLVLDHKTGEMADKHFYDIVDQLNPGDAIVMNDSRVMPARIYGLKEETGGHLEVLLLHNIEGDRWETLVKPARRAKVGTKITFGDGSLTATVKKELDHGGREIEFEYDGIFMEILEKLGEMPLPPYIKEKLDDPERYQTVYSKEPGSAAAPTAGLHWTKELLQKVQDKGVKLVYLTLHVGLGTFRPVDEENIEDHKMHSEFYRLSEEAAATLNEVRKNGGRIIATGTTSIRTLETIGTKFDGEIKPDSGWTDIFIKPGYEWKVVDAFITNFHLPKSTLVMLVAAFTGREMILNAYKHAVEEKYRFFSFGDAMFIK is encoded by the coding sequence ATGACATTAACAACGGAAGATTTTAATTACGATTTACCACACGAATTAATTGCCCAAACGCCGATTAAAAAGCGGGACGCTTCCCGGATGCTAGTTTTGGACCATAAAACTGGTGAAATGGCGGATAAACATTTTTACGACATTGTTGACCAACTTAATCCCGGGGATGCCATCGTGATGAACGACTCCCGGGTTATGCCAGCGCGGATCTACGGACTTAAAGAAGAAACTGGTGGACACCTTGAAGTTTTGCTCTTGCACAATATCGAAGGCGACCGCTGGGAAACGCTAGTTAAGCCAGCACGGCGTGCTAAAGTGGGTACGAAGATTACGTTTGGGGATGGTAGTTTAACGGCGACCGTCAAAAAGGAACTTGATCACGGTGGACGTGAAATTGAATTTGAATACGACGGCATTTTTATGGAGATTTTAGAAAAACTTGGTGAAATGCCGCTCCCACCATATATTAAAGAAAAGCTAGATGATCCCGAACGGTACCAAACGGTTTATTCAAAAGAGCCGGGTTCGGCCGCAGCACCTACCGCAGGTTTGCATTGGACCAAGGAATTACTCCAAAAGGTTCAGGATAAGGGGGTTAAGTTAGTTTACTTAACTTTGCACGTGGGGTTAGGTACTTTCAGACCGGTTGACGAAGAAAATATCGAAGATCACAAGATGCACAGCGAATTTTACCGGTTGTCCGAAGAAGCGGCCGCTACTTTAAACGAAGTACGGAAAAACGGGGGCCGAATCATTGCTACCGGAACAACCTCCATCCGAACCTTGGAAACTATTGGGACTAAGTTTGACGGAGAAATTAAGCCAGATAGCGGTTGGACCGATATTTTCATTAAACCAGGTTACGAATGGAAGGTAGTCGACGCGTTTATCACAAACTTCCATTTACCAAAATCAACCTTGGTAATGCTGGTAGCAGCCTTCACTGGACGAGAAATGATTTTAAATGCGTATAAACACGCCGTAGAAGAAAAATATCGCTTCTTCAGTTTTGGTGACGCGATGTTTATTAAATAA
- the zwf gene encoding glucose-6-phosphate dehydrogenase, producing the protein MEQKALFIIFGGTGDLAYRKLYPALFNLYEKGYLKENFAVIGTARRPWSNDHYHEVVMSAIEDSGRDAGRTNSELPRKFASHFYYQSHNVDDAEHYVALRDLADQLDEKYQLEGNRIFYLAMAPRFFGTIAGHLKDQKLLTEGTGFNRLIIEKPFGRDYQSAKELNDSISGSFAEEQIFRIDHYLGKEPIQSIAGLRFGNALFNSLWNKEHIDNIQITLAESLGVEERAGYYETAGAMRDMLQNHIMQIVSLLTMERPEVFDSQHLQDKKIEALENIQTYTKEEAAQNFVRGQYGEDPAHTQLAYRDEEGTADDSAIETFVAGKLITHNPSLDGVPIYVRTGKRLAKKSTQINVVFKNDDRNIFSSDPNQKLETNVLTLHIEPDQGFTLQFNTKKGNQGYQLSPVHLRYRKSASEKAKTPDAYESLIRDALMGNKTNFAHWHEVRKAWQIVDVVRQVWDAETPDFPNYASGSMGPQAANDLLARDGREWIFNPQQ; encoded by the coding sequence ATGGAGCAAAAGGCATTATTTATTATTTTTGGTGGTACGGGGGATTTAGCTTACCGTAAATTATATCCCGCGCTTTTTAATCTATATGAAAAAGGGTACTTAAAGGAAAACTTTGCCGTAATTGGTACTGCTCGCCGACCATGGTCGAATGACCATTACCATGAAGTTGTGATGAGCGCGATCGAAGATTCCGGTCGGGACGCTGGTCGGACGAATAGCGAGCTGCCTCGTAAATTTGCTAGCCATTTTTATTACCAATCCCACAATGTTGATGATGCGGAACATTACGTGGCCTTACGAGACCTCGCTGACCAATTAGACGAAAAATATCAGCTAGAGGGGAACCGGATTTTCTATTTAGCAATGGCGCCACGTTTCTTTGGCACAATTGCCGGTCATCTAAAGGACCAAAAGCTCCTGACTGAAGGCACTGGATTCAACCGGTTGATTATTGAAAAACCGTTTGGTCGGGACTACCAAAGTGCTAAGGAATTAAACGACTCAATTTCCGGATCGTTTGCCGAAGAACAAATCTTTCGGATTGACCATTACTTAGGTAAAGAACCAATCCAATCGATTGCGGGGCTTCGATTTGGTAACGCCTTGTTTAACTCGTTATGGAACAAAGAACACATTGATAATATCCAAATTACCCTGGCAGAGTCACTAGGGGTAGAAGAGCGGGCTGGTTATTACGAAACCGCCGGAGCCATGCGAGATATGCTCCAAAATCACATCATGCAAATCGTATCGTTGTTAACGATGGAACGACCAGAAGTATTTGACTCCCAGCATTTGCAAGATAAAAAGATTGAAGCTCTTGAAAATATTCAGACGTATACTAAGGAAGAGGCTGCCCAAAACTTTGTGCGGGGACAATACGGGGAAGATCCAGCGCATACGCAATTAGCTTACCGGGATGAAGAGGGCACCGCGGACGATTCCGCTATCGAAACTTTTGTGGCTGGAAAGCTAATCACCCACAACCCTTCCTTAGATGGAGTGCCAATTTACGTGCGCACCGGAAAACGGTTAGCAAAAAAATCGACCCAGATCAACGTAGTCTTTAAAAATGACGATCGAAATATCTTTAGTAGTGATCCAAACCAGAAGTTAGAAACTAACGTGTTAACCTTGCACATTGAACCTGACCAAGGGTTTACGCTGCAATTCAATACGAAAAAAGGGAACCAAGGCTACCAGCTTTCACCAGTCCACTTACGCTACCGGAAGTCAGCTTCGGAAAAGGCGAAGACTCCGGATGCTTACGAAAGCTTGATTCGGGATGCCTTAATGGGTAATAAGACTAACTTTGCCCACTGGCACGAAGTCCGGAAAGCTTGGCAAATTGTGGACGTGGTTCGTCAAGTTTGGGACGCTGAAACTCCTGATTTTCCTAATTATGCAAGTGGTAGCATGGGACCTCAAGCGGCGAACGATTTATTGGCTCGGGATGGTCGAGAATGGATTTTTAACCCACAGCAATAA